A genomic segment from Ignavibacteriales bacterium encodes:
- a CDS encoding OmpA family protein translates to MKKLFLGSLVLFVFSFLFALNLNAQETSTITSKYDFIPGENVIFYDDFTGESIGDFPIQWNTTGSGEVVTTTVSEGRWFNITNAKGITTLDSPVELPENYTIEFDVIPHKDAKNNSTNFNFYLLSTSKPKDLIYGLARPGDAGVKFSFEYNNYCKAYYNDKGKTPDISGKEDEPKLKAENKYRVSIWVQKQRIRLYIGEEKLFDLPKAISKDFKYNMIRFSDGTPMISNVRIATGLPDMRSKLLTEGKLISYGIYFDVNKDIVKPESYPSIKEIAAILKDNPDVKIKIVGHTDSDGDDESNLDLSKRRAASVKNVLVKEFGIDVARIETDGKGKSEPVAKNDSAVNKALNRRVEFIKL, encoded by the coding sequence ATGAAAAAGCTATTCTTGGGTTCTCTTGTTTTGTTTGTTTTCTCATTTCTCTTCGCATTAAATCTAAATGCACAAGAAACCAGCACAATAACATCCAAGTATGATTTTATACCCGGAGAGAACGTCATTTTCTATGATGATTTTACCGGAGAAAGCATTGGCGATTTTCCAATCCAATGGAATACAACTGGTTCCGGTGAGGTTGTAACCACCACAGTTTCAGAGGGCAGATGGTTCAACATCACAAATGCAAAAGGAATAACTACGCTTGATTCACCTGTAGAATTACCAGAAAACTATACTATAGAATTTGATGTTATTCCGCATAAAGATGCAAAGAATAACAGCACTAACTTTAATTTTTATTTGTTGAGCACTTCAAAACCAAAGGATTTAATATACGGTTTGGCAAGGCCCGGAGATGCTGGAGTAAAATTCAGTTTTGAATACAACAACTATTGCAAAGCATACTATAATGATAAAGGCAAAACCCCCGATATATCAGGAAAAGAAGATGAGCCAAAGTTAAAAGCTGAAAATAAATATAGAGTTTCTATTTGGGTCCAGAAGCAAAGGATAAGACTTTATATAGGTGAAGAAAAGCTTTTTGATCTTCCCAAAGCAATTTCAAAAGATTTCAAGTACAATATGATTCGTTTTTCGGATGGCACGCCCATGATCAGCAATGTTCGGATTGCAACAGGCTTGCCGGATATGCGAAGCAAGCTTCTCACTGAAGGAAAGCTAATTAGTTACGGAATTTATTTTGATGTAAACAAAGACATTGTAAAACCGGAGTCTTATCCTTCGATAAAAGAGATTGCTGCGATTCTAAAAGATAACCCTGATGTAAAAATTAAAATTGTTGGTCACACTGATTCTGATGGCGATGACGAATCAAATTTAGATTTATCAAAACGAAGAGCCGCTTCTGTTAAAAATGTTTTAGTAAAAGAATTTGGAATTGATGTCGCTAGAATCGAAACTGATGGCAAGGGTAAAAGCGAGCCAGTTGCAAAAAATGATTCAGCTGTAAACAAAGCTCTTAACAGGAGAGTTGAGTTTATAAAATTGTAA
- a CDS encoding DHCW motif cupin fold protein: MNKIPFQMIDWNNISKEEHKGETGTSFWQTLPFDGLRVRIVEYSAGYLADHWCKKGHIVHCLSGEVINEHENGTNNILKEGMTYIVSDDLSSHRSVSKEKVKLLIIDGDFLK, encoded by the coding sequence ATGAATAAAATACCTTTTCAAATGATCGATTGGAATAATATTTCCAAAGAAGAACATAAAGGAGAAACAGGAACTTCATTCTGGCAGACTTTACCGTTTGATGGGTTGAGAGTTCGCATTGTAGAATATAGTGCCGGTTATCTGGCAGACCATTGGTGCAAGAAGGGACATATCGTTCATTGTTTAAGCGGAGAAGTTATTAATGAACATGAGAACGGTACAAACAATATATTAAAAGAAGGAATGACTTATATCGTTTCTGATGACTTAAGTTCGCATCGTTCCGTTTCGAAAGAAAAAGTTAAGCTCTTAATTATTGATGGTGATTTTCTTAAATAA
- a CDS encoding YdeI/OmpD-associated family protein, whose product MKLIFFPTQKDMRKWFEINHKKEKELFVGYYKVSTGKPTITWSQSVDEAICFGWIDGIRRSVDEESYCIRFTPRNPKSNWSKVNIKKVKELTKLGLMKTEGLAVYGLRKKDKSKIYSYENSAIILDGLYYKKFKSNKIAWKFFQSTAPSYQKTTTRWIMSAKQEQTRLKRLEELITDCALGKKIKAMNYGKK is encoded by the coding sequence ATGAAATTAATTTTCTTTCCAACACAAAAAGATATGCGCAAGTGGTTTGAAATAAATCACAAAAAAGAAAAAGAACTTTTTGTTGGATATTATAAAGTATCAACAGGCAAACCAACGATAACATGGTCTCAATCTGTGGATGAGGCTATCTGTTTCGGCTGGATAGACGGTATTCGCCGAAGTGTTGATGAAGAAAGTTATTGTATCAGGTTTACACCAAGAAATCCAAAAAGTAATTGGAGTAAGGTTAATATCAAGAAAGTTAAAGAACTTACAAAGCTTGGATTGATGAAAACAGAAGGCTTGGCGGTTTATGGACTTCGCAAAAAAGATAAGTCAAAAATCTATTCTTATGAAAATTCAGCCATAATACTTGACGGACTTTATTATAAAAAATTTAAATCCAACAAGATCGCATGGAAGTTTTTTCAATCTACAGCACCTTCTTACCAAAAAACAACAACCCGCTGGATTATGAGTGCAAAGCAAGAACAGACAAGATTGAAAAGATTGGAGGAACTAATAACAGATTGTGCACTTGGCAAAAAAATAAAAGCAATGAATTATGGAAAGAAATAA
- a CDS encoding OmpA family protein produces the protein MKNLLFISVVLIFLCGFISSLTIAQDGNKINSKYDFIPGEKVIFYDDFSTETVGDFPVQWNTNGSGEIVTASNYEGRWFQITKGGYYIPYTKEDFTDNFTVEFDIVPTNIVGSEAIVGIDFFFLSGDADNPGYGGQPGQAGFKMKPDYDVVFWNNWSEAREWQGDNGQVAFTFNADEKYHLSFWVQKQRVRVYVNENKILDVPKGLQANYKYNIFRIETTDDANPIISNFRIAAGLPDMRNKLITEGKLISYGITFDVNSDKIKPESFATIKEIAQVLKDNPAVKIKVVGHTDSDGDDKSNLDLSKRRAASVKNSLVKDFSIDETRIETDGKGESEPIAKNDSGVNKAKNRRVEFIKL, from the coding sequence ATGAAAAATTTATTGTTCATTTCCGTGGTTCTGATTTTCTTGTGTGGTTTTATTTCAAGCTTAACGATTGCACAAGATGGCAACAAAATAAATTCTAAATACGATTTCATTCCAGGAGAAAAAGTTATTTTCTACGATGACTTTAGCACAGAAACAGTTGGCGATTTTCCTGTTCAATGGAATACAAATGGTAGCGGTGAAATTGTAACAGCAAGTAATTATGAGGGCAGATGGTTTCAAATAACAAAGGGCGGATATTACATTCCTTACACAAAAGAAGACTTTACAGATAACTTTACTGTTGAGTTTGATATTGTTCCAACCAATATTGTGGGTTCTGAAGCAATCGTTGGAATTGACTTCTTTTTCTTATCTGGAGATGCGGATAATCCTGGTTACGGCGGACAGCCCGGACAAGCAGGTTTCAAAATGAAACCGGATTATGACGTTGTATTCTGGAATAATTGGTCTGAAGCACGCGAATGGCAGGGCGATAATGGTCAGGTTGCTTTTACATTTAATGCAGATGAAAAATATCATCTTTCTTTCTGGGTGCAAAAACAGCGAGTTAGGGTTTATGTAAATGAAAACAAAATATTAGATGTTCCTAAAGGTTTACAGGCAAATTACAAATACAACATTTTCCGTATAGAAACGACAGACGATGCTAACCCAATTATAAGTAATTTTAGAATAGCTGCAGGCTTGCCGGATATGAGAAACAAATTAATAACCGAAGGTAAATTAATTTCTTACGGTATTACGTTCGATGTTAATTCAGATAAAATTAAACCCGAATCTTTTGCAACAATTAAAGAAATTGCACAGGTGTTAAAAGATAATCCAGCTGTAAAAATTAAAGTTGTTGGTCATACCGATTCTGATGGTGATGACAAATCAAATCTTGATCTTTCAAAACGCCGTGCAGCATCTGTAAAAAATTCTTTAGTAAAAGATTTTTCAATTGATGAAACCAGAATTGAAACTGACGGCAAGGGCGAATCTGAACCAATAGCAAAAAATGATTCTGGTGTTAACAAAGCAAAGAACAGAAGAGTTGAGTTTATTAAACTATAA
- a CDS encoding metallophosphoesterase — MKIIYTSDLHVDISENNNKIIDYLVDYVIENKPDIFIIAGDLANTSNEIDKSLYRFKSINCRKVFIPGNHDLWIESKSKLKDGFDSSYKYEIELPTICSNNDFIYPVKEPFIFENMAIIGTVGWYDYSLRDKRLDTKYQISDYDIGEFGNMYWSDFNSSIWLVDRKNSDWKIRKKKMKNHEIFQKVFNQFNEVYYKLPSSINNIILVMHTAPHQNCIIRKEQPDPFDAYEGSDKYLEFIEKNITDRNVLLVCGHKHKKLDIKINSQIRILRAPFGYLNYDIENLNQLFLDKIGHISV; from the coding sequence ATGAAAATAATATATACTTCTGATTTACATGTCGATATTTCTGAGAATAATAATAAAATCATAGATTATTTGGTAGATTATGTAATTGAAAATAAACCCGATATTTTTATTATTGCTGGTGATTTAGCAAATACATCAAATGAAATTGATAAATCGCTGTATCGGTTTAAATCAATTAACTGCAGAAAAGTATTTATTCCCGGGAATCATGATCTTTGGATTGAATCAAAGAGTAAATTAAAAGATGGCTTTGATAGCTCATATAAATATGAAATTGAATTACCAACAATATGCTCAAATAATGATTTTATCTATCCTGTAAAAGAGCCATTTATTTTTGAAAATATGGCTATAATTGGAACTGTTGGCTGGTATGATTATTCTTTACGAGATAAAAGATTAGATACCAAATATCAAATAAGTGATTATGATATTGGTGAATTTGGAAACATGTATTGGAGTGATTTCAATTCCTCTATTTGGCTTGTTGATAGAAAAAATTCTGATTGGAAAATTCGTAAAAAAAAAATGAAAAATCATGAAATTTTTCAAAAAGTATTCAATCAGTTCAATGAGGTCTATTATAAATTACCTTCCTCTATTAATAATATCATTTTAGTGATGCATACAGCACCACATCAAAATTGTATTATAAGAAAAGAACAACCCGATCCTTTCGACGCATATGAAGGTAGTGATAAATACTTAGAATTTATAGAGAAAAATATTACTGATCGAAATGTATTGTTGGTCTGTGGACACAAACATAAAAAATTGGATATTAAAATCAATTCCCAAATACGAATATTAAGAGCACCTTTTGGGTATTTAAACTATGATATTGAAAATCTAAATCAATTATTTCTTGATAAAATTGGGCATATTAGTGTATAA
- a CDS encoding rubrerythrin family protein produces the protein MPTTKENLKEAFAGESQANQKYRAFAKKAERDGFPNIAKLFNTAAEAERIHAEGHLGALDGIGSTVENIKAAIDGETYEYTSMYPPMLAQAETDNHKAKRMFKYAVEAEDVHAQLYKLALAAAEQGKDLDVTDFYLCPVCGHIEFGKPENNCPICGTLASKYVKVD, from the coding sequence ATGCCAACTACAAAAGAAAACCTCAAAGAAGCTTTCGCTGGCGAAAGTCAGGCCAACCAAAAATATCGTGCATTTGCAAAAAAAGCTGAACGCGATGGATTTCCAAACATAGCAAAACTTTTTAATACTGCAGCCGAAGCAGAAAGAATTCATGCAGAAGGGCATCTTGGCGCATTAGATGGAATTGGTTCGACTGTTGAAAATATTAAAGCAGCAATTGATGGGGAAACTTATGAATATACTTCGATGTATCCTCCAATGCTTGCACAAGCCGAAACCGATAATCACAAAGCTAAAAGAATGTTTAAGTATGCCGTTGAAGCAGAAGATGTTCATGCGCAGCTTTATAAACTTGCACTTGCCGCCGCCGAACAAGGGAAAGATTTAGACGTAACAGATTTTTATCTGTGTCCTGTTTGCGGACATATTGAGTTTGGAAAGCCAGAAAACAATTGTCCTATTTGCGGAACATTGGCCTCTAAATATGTAAAGGTGGATTAA
- a CDS encoding response regulator — protein MLNKNNTRFYPKPILSLFLIVFFLFTIKISSQEINFKHLTGDDGLSQNFVSSILQDQKGFMWFGTKDGLNRYDGYNFVVYQHDPFDSTTITDNFITTLFEDSRGYIWVGTLNGGLNYFERTTETFHHFQFRSSTFKTYNSEEIKSIIEDPLGNIWIGTRGQGIYKLSFTGNNSNDIKFKQFTSQSDKPGGLSSNIVTNLFFDSNGVLWVGTLNGLDKFNSKDETFTHYQIQTKNLKAPTNDFDNAVNSILENSSGILWLGTLSGLVEFNRHTGEYKLFPHHYDVYRYGWGSVMQIVEDSKGILWLATPGELMSFDPNTFSYNYFRNDFYNRSSISYNSISSLYVDRTGILWVGTAGMGINFYDPKVNRFSTLINKSNPGSRITGFSVRAVLEESDNIVWISTDVLFRWNRKTGEIKSYEADSNRPDDFGNTGAWSMIKANDGKIWAATNQGLYSYDPKNEKIHLYKFNPANNSGLPQREVYTVFEDHQKNIWVATESFICKLVNADKGMFQNYRYQESFTYNQRTRPVIYQDAKGIFWIGSRNGLISFDLQKNLFYTYKNDPANPNGINNDIINSICPDPIKPDSLLWIGTSGGGLNQFNISSGVFIHFIEKDGLPNNVVYGVLPDEKGNLWLSTNKGLSKFNPQDASFRNYNVNDGLQSNEFNTGAYFRSKKGELFFGGIKGLNYFYPEQIKDNHYVPNVVLTNFKLEDQYVSHKSKNSVLQKTISETNKIIISYNDDVVTFEFAALDYSAPGKNQYSYRLMNFNADWIYSGTNRTATYTNLPPGEYVFQVRGSNNDGVWNEVGTSVALIVKPPWWTTAWAYLFYLIIILSGLYLIRRYELTRIKLKNQLKVEKVETVTLRKLDQLKSHFFANISHEFRTPLTLILGQVESVMSSNIDTKEKGKLQVANRNARRLLTLINQLLDLSKLEAGSMELKAEQHNLISFLKSILYSFESLAEAKKINLVFDSELVNVLVFFDADKMEKIICNLVSNALKFTPENGEIKLIVNVFSPTIEIIIKDTGIGIPGDRLPHIFDRFYQVDSSSTREQEGTGIGLALVKELVELHKGQISVNSKEREGTEFIIHLSIVDIKEKNNHSTKASGDHFALNGDLHVQEFSSIDLLLQNDHLETGIDNPLSGVHQQEIILIVEDNADVRAYINEQLENDYKVIQAVNGEEGVTIAQVEIPDLIVTDVMMPKMDGYLFSKKIRGDEKTSHIPIIMLTAKAGLDDKIEGLETGVDAYLTKPFSAKELKVRVKNLIYQRALLRKRFGKATIIKPSEVSNVSVDQEFLQRVIQTIEMHFEEEQFNVEKLSTEMNMSVSQLNRKLNALVDQPPGQLIRSLRLQRAADLLKQNAGTVAEICYKVGFNDQAYFSRAFKKQFNCSPSEYKKN, from the coding sequence GTGCTTAATAAAAATAATACCCGGTTTTATCCCAAACCTATTTTATCACTTTTCTTAATCGTTTTCTTTTTATTTACCATAAAAATTAGCTCACAAGAAATTAATTTTAAACACCTGACCGGTGACGATGGGCTCTCACAAAATTTTGTATCATCCATTTTACAAGATCAAAAAGGTTTTATGTGGTTTGGCACTAAAGACGGATTAAACAGGTATGATGGCTATAATTTTGTTGTGTACCAGCACGATCCTTTTGATTCTACAACAATCACAGATAATTTTATAACAACACTATTTGAAGATAGCCGGGGATACATTTGGGTCGGTACATTAAACGGCGGCTTAAATTATTTTGAAAGAACAACTGAAACGTTTCATCATTTTCAATTTCGCTCTAGCACTTTTAAAACTTATAATTCAGAAGAGATTAAATCAATAATAGAAGATCCCCTAGGAAATATATGGATTGGAACAAGGGGCCAGGGAATTTATAAACTATCCTTTACAGGAAATAATTCTAATGATATTAAATTCAAACAATTTACTTCTCAATCTGACAAACCTGGTGGTTTAAGCAGCAACATTGTAACAAATTTGTTTTTCGATTCTAATGGCGTTCTTTGGGTTGGCACTCTAAATGGTTTAGATAAATTTAACTCCAAGGATGAAACTTTTACACATTACCAAATCCAAACAAAAAATCTTAAAGCCCCGACAAATGATTTTGATAATGCGGTTAATTCCATACTCGAAAACTCTAGCGGGATACTTTGGCTTGGCACATTAAGTGGGTTGGTAGAATTTAATCGGCACACTGGAGAATACAAATTATTTCCACATCATTATGATGTTTATAGATATGGCTGGGGAAGCGTGATGCAGATCGTTGAAGACAGCAAGGGAATTCTGTGGCTGGCAACACCGGGCGAACTAATGAGTTTTGATCCAAATACATTTTCATATAATTACTTTAGAAATGATTTTTACAATCGAAGCTCAATAAGCTACAATAGCATTTCAAGCTTATATGTTGATAGAACCGGTATTCTTTGGGTGGGAACCGCAGGAATGGGAATTAATTTTTATGACCCAAAGGTTAACCGGTTTTCTACTTTAATAAATAAAAGCAATCCCGGCTCCAGAATAACCGGTTTTAGCGTACGGGCTGTTTTGGAAGAAAGTGATAATATTGTTTGGATAAGCACAGATGTATTGTTTCGTTGGAATCGTAAAACCGGGGAAATAAAGAGTTACGAAGCTGATTCGAATAGACCAGATGATTTTGGAAATACGGGGGCTTGGTCAATGATAAAAGCCAATGATGGAAAAATTTGGGCCGCTACTAATCAAGGTCTATATAGTTACGATCCCAAAAATGAAAAAATCCATCTATATAAATTTAATCCGGCAAATAATTCCGGTTTGCCTCAAAGAGAAGTCTATACTGTTTTTGAAGATCATCAAAAGAACATATGGGTAGCTACTGAAAGCTTTATTTGTAAATTGGTTAATGCTGATAAAGGTATGTTTCAAAATTATCGTTATCAAGAGTCTTTCACATATAACCAACGAACAAGACCTGTAATTTATCAAGACGCCAAAGGAATTTTTTGGATTGGATCAAGAAATGGCCTGATCTCTTTTGACTTACAAAAGAATTTATTTTATACTTATAAAAATGATCCCGCAAACCCTAACGGTATAAACAATGATATTATTAATTCAATTTGCCCCGATCCAATTAAACCAGATAGTTTACTTTGGATAGGAACATCGGGTGGCGGTTTAAATCAATTCAATATTTCAAGCGGTGTCTTTATTCACTTTATAGAAAAAGATGGATTACCAAACAACGTGGTTTATGGAGTGTTACCAGATGAAAAAGGTAATTTGTGGCTAAGTACAAATAAAGGATTGTCTAAATTTAATCCTCAAGATGCTTCCTTTAGAAATTATAATGTTAATGATGGCTTGCAGAGTAATGAGTTTAATACCGGGGCATATTTTCGAAGCAAAAAAGGCGAGTTGTTTTTTGGTGGAATTAAAGGTTTAAATTATTTCTATCCAGAGCAGATAAAAGACAACCACTATGTTCCTAATGTTGTATTAACAAATTTTAAACTTGAAGATCAGTATGTTTCTCATAAAAGCAAAAACTCGGTTTTACAAAAAACCATATCCGAAACAAATAAAATTATTATTTCATATAATGATGATGTGGTAACGTTTGAGTTTGCAGCGTTAGATTATTCTGCTCCCGGAAAAAATCAATATTCTTACAGGCTTATGAATTTTAATGCCGATTGGATTTACTCTGGAACTAACAGAACTGCTACTTATACTAATCTACCGCCGGGTGAATATGTGTTTCAAGTTAGGGGTTCTAACAATGATGGTGTGTGGAATGAAGTCGGAACCTCCGTTGCCTTGATTGTCAAACCACCGTGGTGGACGACCGCATGGGCATATTTGTTTTATTTAATTATTATCCTGAGCGGACTTTATTTAATCAGGCGTTATGAGTTAACACGAATTAAACTTAAAAACCAGCTAAAGGTTGAAAAGGTTGAAACTGTTACTTTGCGTAAATTGGATCAACTAAAATCTCATTTCTTTGCAAATATCTCTCACGAATTTCGTACACCTTTAACACTAATCCTTGGGCAAGTTGAAAGTGTAATGTCATCGAATATTGACACAAAAGAAAAGGGAAAACTGCAAGTTGCAAACAGAAATGCACGAAGGCTTCTTACATTGATTAATCAATTACTAGATCTTTCAAAACTTGAAGCCGGAAGCATGGAGCTTAAGGCGGAACAACATAATTTGATTTCATTTCTAAAAAGTATTTTATACTCTTTTGAGTCATTAGCAGAAGCAAAAAAAATAAATCTTGTTTTTGATTCGGAATTAGTTAATGTTCTTGTTTTTTTTGATGCAGATAAAATGGAAAAAATTATTTGTAATCTTGTTTCAAATGCGCTAAAGTTTACTCCAGAAAACGGGGAAATTAAACTCATAGTAAATGTTTTTTCCCCTACTATAGAAATTATAATTAAAGATACCGGAATAGGAATACCGGGAGATCGATTGCCGCATATTTTTGATCGTTTTTACCAGGTTGATAGTTCAAGCACTCGCGAGCAGGAAGGAACCGGAATTGGATTGGCACTGGTAAAGGAATTAGTTGAGCTTCACAAAGGACAAATAAGCGTTAACAGTAAGGAAAGAGAAGGAACTGAGTTTATTATTCATCTTTCTATAGTCGACATTAAAGAAAAAAACAACCACTCAACAAAAGCGTCTGGGGATCATTTTGCTTTGAATGGCGACTTACATGTTCAAGAATTCTCCTCAATAGACTTATTGTTACAGAACGATCACCTCGAAACAGGGATAGATAATCCGCTATCGGGAGTTCATCAGCAAGAGATAATTTTGATTGTTGAAGATAATGCTGATGTGCGCGCTTACATAAACGAACAACTTGAAAATGATTATAAAGTAATACAGGCTGTTAATGGTGAAGAAGGAGTAACAATCGCTCAAGTTGAAATTCCTGATCTAATAGTTACTGATGTAATGATGCCCAAGATGGATGGCTATCTGTTCAGCAAAAAAATACGCGGCGATGAAAAAACCAGCCACATACCAATTATAATGTTAACGGCAAAAGCGGGGCTTGATGATAAGATAGAGGGTTTAGAAACGGGTGTTGATGCTTATTTAACAAAACCTTTTAGTGCAAAAGAATTAAAAGTTAGAGTTAAAAATTTGATATACCAGCGTGCGCTGTTAAGAAAACGTTTTGGCAAAGCAACAATTATTAAGCCCTCGGAAGTTAGCAATGTTTCTGTTGATCAGGAATTTTTGCAAAGGGTAATACAAACAATTGAAATGCACTTTGAAGAAGAACAATTCAATGTTGAAAAACTTTCCACCGAAATGAATATGAGCGTTTCTCAGCTTAACAGAAAGCTTAATGCCCTTGTGGATCAGCCGCCTGGACAATTAATTCGCTCGCTTCGTCTTCAAAGAGCTGCTGATTTGCTAAAACAAAACGCTGGCACCGTTGCAGAAATTTGCTACAAAGTTGGCTTTAATGATCAGGCATATTTTTCCAGAGCATTTAAAAAACAGTTTAATTGTTCCCCATCAGAGTATAAAAAGAATTGA